Proteins from a genomic interval of Verrucomicrobium sp.:
- a CDS encoding EVE domain-containing protein: protein MASWIIKQEPTSYPFSQLVKDKTTAWTGVRNFQARNNLRAMKKGDRLFYYHSVEERAVVGLAKVAKEAYPDSTAEEGDWSCVDVAAVKALPKPVTLDRIKADPKLKEIALVRQSRLSVVPLAEAEADRLERLGGL from the coding sequence ATGGCCTCATGGATCATCAAGCAGGAGCCGACCTCCTACCCCTTCTCCCAGCTGGTGAAGGACAAGACGACCGCCTGGACCGGCGTGCGCAATTTCCAGGCGCGGAACAATCTCCGCGCCATGAAGAAGGGGGACCGCCTCTTCTATTACCATTCTGTCGAGGAGCGGGCCGTCGTCGGCCTGGCGAAGGTGGCTAAGGAGGCCTATCCCGATTCCACGGCGGAGGAGGGGGACTGGTCGTGCGTAGACGTGGCGGCCGTGAAGGCTCTGCCGAAGCCGGTGACGCTGGACCGGATCAAGGCCGATCCGAAGCTGAAGGAGATCGCCCTGGTGCGGCAGAGCCGCCTCTCCGTCGTCCCTCTGGCGGAGGCGGAGGCCGACCGCCTGGAGCGGCTGGGCGGCCTGTAA